In a single window of the Pseudopipra pipra isolate bDixPip1 chromosome Z, bDixPip1.hap1, whole genome shotgun sequence genome:
- the MELK gene encoding maternal embryonic leucine zipper kinase isoform X6 encodes MPRRGQARPRAGRAGCRGWPGLGREGPRSALGGFVSRRPQSRLPCCAWRQPQQCGSHCSLRWLQAWIRFLKGGFAKVKLARHRLTGEKVAIKIMDKLALQDDLPRVKLEIDAMKDLSHQHICRLYHVIETPKKIFMVLEYCPGGELFDYIISKDRLSEEEARVFFRQVVSAIAYVHSQGYAHRDLKPENLLIDEEHNLKLIDFGLCAKPKGGLDYHLNTCCGSPAYAAPELIQGKAYIGSEADIWSMGVLLYALLCGFLPFDDDNVMAVYRKILRGKYSIPKWLSPSSTLLLDQMLQVDPKKRITVKHLLSHPWLMQGYSDAVQWQSKYPLRHLDEDCITELSVFHEQSRETIMELITEWKYDQMSATYLLLQSKKARGKRVCLRFPCLTQHARTMPLAGLKSENIVMCEDMPDCSEMPCAFGSMEFSDTASLLKESPLEEFILNTHGTKQHSKPDAQLDDTEFTLSTPVTKKVASKKHKNKENVETESALRNEMPFALPAPKTPFAKSQIETQEQAVPPHTPAFKESQFTAVTPIKPTNLTNTDEFTAAEVLPERRCHSVELDLNLGHMDSSQKKRKAKIFGSLERGLDKVITMLTPSKKKRCTRSCPRKRKLTILGTLQCYHHSPTECRPTVE; translated from the exons ATGCCTCGCCGTGGCCAGGCGCGCCCACGAGCAGGTCGCGCAGGGTGCCGCGGGTGGCCGGGCCTGGGACGGGAGGGGCCGCGGAGCGCGCTGGGAGGCTTCGTCTCCCGGCGCCCGCAGTCCCGGCTGCCATGTTGTGCGTGGCGACAGCCCCAGCAATGCGGGTCCCATTGCAGTCTCAGGTGGCTGCAGGCATGGATACGCTTCCTGAAAG GTGGGTTTGCAAAGGTAAAACTTGCGCGGCATCGTCTCACTGGTGAAAAAGTTGCAATAAAAATCATGGACAAACTTGCTCTACAG GATGATTTGCCTCGTGTTAAATTAGAAATTGATGCCATGAAGGACTTGAGTCACCAGCACATTTGCCGGTTGTATCATGTGATTGAAACACCTAAGAAAATATTCATGGTTTTAGAG TACTGTCCTGGAGGAGAGTTGTTTGATTACATAATTTCTAAGGACCGCCTTTCCGAGGAGGAAGCTCGTGTATTTTTTCGGCAGGTTGTTTCAGCAATTGCTTATGTGCACAGTCAAGGATACGCCCACAGGGATCTCAAACCA GAAAATTTGCTGATTGATGAGGAACATAACCTGAAGCTGATAGACTTTGGACTTTGTGCAAAGCCAAAG GGTGGCCTTGATTACCATCTGAACACATGCTGTGGAAGCCCAGCTTATGCAGCACCAGAGCTGATTCAGGGCAAAGCATACATTGGCTCAGAG gcagATATTTGGAGTATGGGAGTACTGCTGTATGCTCTTCTGTGTGGTTTTCTCCCCTTTGATGATGACAATGTCATGGCTGTCTACAGGAAGATACTG agaggaaaatacAGTATTCCAAAGTGGCTCTCTCCTAGTAGTACACTGCTCCTTGACCAAATGCTGCAG GTTGACCCAAAGAAGAGGATTACAGTCAAACACCTGTTAAGTCACCCTTGGCTTATGCAAGGCTACTCTGATGCTGTTCAGTGGCAAAGTAAATACCCA CTGCGACATCTTGATGAGGACTGCATAACAGagctttctgtgtttcatgagcagagcagggagactATAATGGAATTAATAACAGAG TGGAAATATGACCAGATGTCAGCAACATACCTCTTGCTTCAATCCAAGAAGGCTCGCGGCAAGCGTGTGTGTTTAAGGTTTCCATGTCTAACACAGCATGCCAGAACCATGCCGTTGGCAGGCCTCAAG TCTGAAAACATTGTGATGTGTGAAGACATGCCAGACTGCAGTGAAATGCCATGCGCGTTTGGATCCATGGAATTTTCAGATACAGCTTCACTGCTTAAAGAATCTCCTTTAGAAGAATTTATTCTAAATACTCATGGAACAAAACAG CATTCAAAGCCTGATGCTCAATTGGATGATACGGAATTCACACTGTCAACTCCAGTGACAAAAAAAGTGGCATCAAAGAAGcataaaaacaaagagaatGTAGAGACAGAGTCAGCTTTAAGAAATGAAATGCCCTTTGCACTTCCTGCTCCAAAGACTCCTTTTGCGAAGAGTCAGATTGAGACACAGGAACAAGCCGTACCCCCTCACACACCTGCCTTCAAAG AGAGCCAGTTCACTGCAGTCACCCCAATTAAACCCACAAACCTGACAAACACAGATGAATTCACAGCAGCTGAGGTTCTTCCTGAAAGAAG ATGTCACTCAGTGGAATTAGATCTCAACCTAGGTCACATGGATAGCAgccaaaagaagagaaaagccaAAATATTTGGAAGTCTTGAAAGAGGCTTAGATAAAGTGATCACAATGCTTACGCCAAGCAAGAAGAAACGATGCACTAGAAGTTGTCCAAGGAAACGTAAG CTGACTATTTTAGGCACACTGCAATGTTACCATCACTCACCTACTGAATGCAGACCAACTGTTGAATGA
- the MELK gene encoding maternal embryonic leucine zipper kinase isoform X7, producing MDKLALQDDLPRVKLEIDAMKDLSHQHICRLYHVIETPKKIFMVLEYCPGGELFDYIISKDRLSEEEARVFFRQVVSAIAYVHSQGYAHRDLKPENLLIDEEHNLKLIDFGLCAKPKGGLDYHLNTCCGSPAYAAPELIQGKAYIGSEADIWSMGVLLYALLCGFLPFDDDNVMAVYRKILRGKYSIPKWLSPSSTLLLDQMLQVDPKKRITVKHLLSHPWLMQGYSDAVQWQSKYPLRHLDEDCITELSVFHEQSRETIMELITEWKYDQMSATYLLLQSKKARGKRVCLRFPCLTQHARTMPLAGLKSENIVMCEDMPDCSEMPCAFGSMEFSDTASLLKESPLEEFILNTHGTKQHSKPDAQLDDTEFTLSTPVTKKVASKKHKNKENVETESALRNEMPFALPAPKTPFAKSQIETQEQAVPPHTPAFKESQFTAVTPIKPTNLTNTDEFTAAEVLPERRCHSVELDLNLGHMDSSQKKRKAKIFGSLERGLDKVITMLTPSKKKRCTRSCPRKRKAHCNVTITHLLNADQLLNEIITVLSKKHVEYVQKGYTLKCRTRSDFGRVTMEFELEVCQLDKTEAVGIWRQRLKGDAWVYKRLMEDILSSCQV from the exons ATGGACAAACTTGCTCTACAG GATGATTTGCCTCGTGTTAAATTAGAAATTGATGCCATGAAGGACTTGAGTCACCAGCACATTTGCCGGTTGTATCATGTGATTGAAACACCTAAGAAAATATTCATGGTTTTAGAG TACTGTCCTGGAGGAGAGTTGTTTGATTACATAATTTCTAAGGACCGCCTTTCCGAGGAGGAAGCTCGTGTATTTTTTCGGCAGGTTGTTTCAGCAATTGCTTATGTGCACAGTCAAGGATACGCCCACAGGGATCTCAAACCA GAAAATTTGCTGATTGATGAGGAACATAACCTGAAGCTGATAGACTTTGGACTTTGTGCAAAGCCAAAG GGTGGCCTTGATTACCATCTGAACACATGCTGTGGAAGCCCAGCTTATGCAGCACCAGAGCTGATTCAGGGCAAAGCATACATTGGCTCAGAG gcagATATTTGGAGTATGGGAGTACTGCTGTATGCTCTTCTGTGTGGTTTTCTCCCCTTTGATGATGACAATGTCATGGCTGTCTACAGGAAGATACTG agaggaaaatacAGTATTCCAAAGTGGCTCTCTCCTAGTAGTACACTGCTCCTTGACCAAATGCTGCAG GTTGACCCAAAGAAGAGGATTACAGTCAAACACCTGTTAAGTCACCCTTGGCTTATGCAAGGCTACTCTGATGCTGTTCAGTGGCAAAGTAAATACCCA CTGCGACATCTTGATGAGGACTGCATAACAGagctttctgtgtttcatgagcagagcagggagactATAATGGAATTAATAACAGAG TGGAAATATGACCAGATGTCAGCAACATACCTCTTGCTTCAATCCAAGAAGGCTCGCGGCAAGCGTGTGTGTTTAAGGTTTCCATGTCTAACACAGCATGCCAGAACCATGCCGTTGGCAGGCCTCAAG TCTGAAAACATTGTGATGTGTGAAGACATGCCAGACTGCAGTGAAATGCCATGCGCGTTTGGATCCATGGAATTTTCAGATACAGCTTCACTGCTTAAAGAATCTCCTTTAGAAGAATTTATTCTAAATACTCATGGAACAAAACAG CATTCAAAGCCTGATGCTCAATTGGATGATACGGAATTCACACTGTCAACTCCAGTGACAAAAAAAGTGGCATCAAAGAAGcataaaaacaaagagaatGTAGAGACAGAGTCAGCTTTAAGAAATGAAATGCCCTTTGCACTTCCTGCTCCAAAGACTCCTTTTGCGAAGAGTCAGATTGAGACACAGGAACAAGCCGTACCCCCTCACACACCTGCCTTCAAAG AGAGCCAGTTCACTGCAGTCACCCCAATTAAACCCACAAACCTGACAAACACAGATGAATTCACAGCAGCTGAGGTTCTTCCTGAAAGAAG ATGTCACTCAGTGGAATTAGATCTCAACCTAGGTCACATGGATAGCAgccaaaagaagagaaaagccaAAATATTTGGAAGTCTTGAAAGAGGCTTAGATAAAGTGATCACAATGCTTACGCCAAGCAAGAAGAAACGATGCACTAGAAGTTGTCCAAGGAAACGTAAG GCACACTGCAATGTTACCATCACTCACCTACTGAATGCAGACCAACTGTTGAATGAAATAATCACCGTTCTTTCGAAGAAGCATGTGGAATATGTTCAGAAGGG TTATACCCTGAAATGTCGAACACGGTCAGATTTTGGTAGAGTAACTATGGAGTTTGAGTTAGAAGTGTGTCAACTCGATAAAACTGAAGCAGTGGGTATTTGGCGACAACGGCTTAAGGGTGACGCCTGGGTCTACAAGAGGCTGATGGAAGACATCTTATCTAGCTGCCAAGTGTGA
- the MELK gene encoding maternal embryonic leucine zipper kinase isoform X3, with translation MPRRGQARPRAGRAGCRGWPGLGREGPRSALGGFVSRRPQSRLPCCAWRQPQQCGSHCSLRWLQAWIRFLKGGFAKVKLARHRLTGEKVAIKIMDKLALQDDLPRVKLEIDAMKDLSHQHICRLYHVIETPKKIFMVLEYCPGGELFDYIISKDRLSEEEARVFFRQVVSAIAYVHSQGYAHRDLKPENLLIDEEHNLKLIDFGLCAKPKGGLDYHLNTCCGSPAYAAPELIQGKAYIGSEADIWSMGVLLYALLCGFLPFDDDNVMAVYRKILRGKYSIPKWLSPSSTLLLDQMLQVDPKKRITVKHLLSHPWLMQGYSDAVQWQSKYPLRHLDEDCITELSVFHEQSRETIMELITEWKYDQMSATYLLLQSKKARGKRVCLRFPCLTQHARTMPLAGLKHSKPDAQLDDTEFTLSTPVTKKVASKKHKNKENVETESALRNEMPFALPAPKTPFAKSQIETQEQAVPPHTPAFKESQFTAVTPIKPTNLTNTDEFTAAEVLPERRCHSVELDLNLGHMDSSQKKRKAKIFGSLERGLDKVITMLTPSKKKRCTRSCPRKRKAHCNVTITHLLNADQLLNEIITVLSKKHVEYVQKGYTLKCRTRSDFGRVTMEFELEVCQLDKTEAVGIWRQRLKGDAWVYKRLMEDILSSCQV, from the exons ATGCCTCGCCGTGGCCAGGCGCGCCCACGAGCAGGTCGCGCAGGGTGCCGCGGGTGGCCGGGCCTGGGACGGGAGGGGCCGCGGAGCGCGCTGGGAGGCTTCGTCTCCCGGCGCCCGCAGTCCCGGCTGCCATGTTGTGCGTGGCGACAGCCCCAGCAATGCGGGTCCCATTGCAGTCTCAGGTGGCTGCAGGCATGGATACGCTTCCTGAAAG GTGGGTTTGCAAAGGTAAAACTTGCGCGGCATCGTCTCACTGGTGAAAAAGTTGCAATAAAAATCATGGACAAACTTGCTCTACAG GATGATTTGCCTCGTGTTAAATTAGAAATTGATGCCATGAAGGACTTGAGTCACCAGCACATTTGCCGGTTGTATCATGTGATTGAAACACCTAAGAAAATATTCATGGTTTTAGAG TACTGTCCTGGAGGAGAGTTGTTTGATTACATAATTTCTAAGGACCGCCTTTCCGAGGAGGAAGCTCGTGTATTTTTTCGGCAGGTTGTTTCAGCAATTGCTTATGTGCACAGTCAAGGATACGCCCACAGGGATCTCAAACCA GAAAATTTGCTGATTGATGAGGAACATAACCTGAAGCTGATAGACTTTGGACTTTGTGCAAAGCCAAAG GGTGGCCTTGATTACCATCTGAACACATGCTGTGGAAGCCCAGCTTATGCAGCACCAGAGCTGATTCAGGGCAAAGCATACATTGGCTCAGAG gcagATATTTGGAGTATGGGAGTACTGCTGTATGCTCTTCTGTGTGGTTTTCTCCCCTTTGATGATGACAATGTCATGGCTGTCTACAGGAAGATACTG agaggaaaatacAGTATTCCAAAGTGGCTCTCTCCTAGTAGTACACTGCTCCTTGACCAAATGCTGCAG GTTGACCCAAAGAAGAGGATTACAGTCAAACACCTGTTAAGTCACCCTTGGCTTATGCAAGGCTACTCTGATGCTGTTCAGTGGCAAAGTAAATACCCA CTGCGACATCTTGATGAGGACTGCATAACAGagctttctgtgtttcatgagcagagcagggagactATAATGGAATTAATAACAGAG TGGAAATATGACCAGATGTCAGCAACATACCTCTTGCTTCAATCCAAGAAGGCTCGCGGCAAGCGTGTGTGTTTAAGGTTTCCATGTCTAACACAGCATGCCAGAACCATGCCGTTGGCAGGCCTCAAG CATTCAAAGCCTGATGCTCAATTGGATGATACGGAATTCACACTGTCAACTCCAGTGACAAAAAAAGTGGCATCAAAGAAGcataaaaacaaagagaatGTAGAGACAGAGTCAGCTTTAAGAAATGAAATGCCCTTTGCACTTCCTGCTCCAAAGACTCCTTTTGCGAAGAGTCAGATTGAGACACAGGAACAAGCCGTACCCCCTCACACACCTGCCTTCAAAG AGAGCCAGTTCACTGCAGTCACCCCAATTAAACCCACAAACCTGACAAACACAGATGAATTCACAGCAGCTGAGGTTCTTCCTGAAAGAAG ATGTCACTCAGTGGAATTAGATCTCAACCTAGGTCACATGGATAGCAgccaaaagaagagaaaagccaAAATATTTGGAAGTCTTGAAAGAGGCTTAGATAAAGTGATCACAATGCTTACGCCAAGCAAGAAGAAACGATGCACTAGAAGTTGTCCAAGGAAACGTAAG GCACACTGCAATGTTACCATCACTCACCTACTGAATGCAGACCAACTGTTGAATGAAATAATCACCGTTCTTTCGAAGAAGCATGTGGAATATGTTCAGAAGGG TTATACCCTGAAATGTCGAACACGGTCAGATTTTGGTAGAGTAACTATGGAGTTTGAGTTAGAAGTGTGTCAACTCGATAAAACTGAAGCAGTGGGTATTTGGCGACAACGGCTTAAGGGTGACGCCTGGGTCTACAAGAGGCTGATGGAAGACATCTTATCTAGCTGCCAAGTGTGA